Proteins found in one Vallitalea guaymasensis genomic segment:
- the rnc gene encoding ribonuclease III — MRNKYKNLNEFQKIINYKFKNVKLLSQALTHSSYANEHKMSKFENNERLEFLGDAVLEIVTSDFLFRNYTDMLEGELTKFRASIVCEPTLANFSNEIKLGEFIRLGKGEENSGGRFRASVLSDAVEALIGSIYLDGGLEASRQFILNTLLKDVEKRKLFIDSKTHLQEIIQKTSEEPIEYIIVKEKGPDHNKLFMVEVRHEGKVIGYGRGRSKKSAEQDGAYDAIKNI; from the coding sequence TTGAGAAATAAATACAAAAATTTAAACGAATTCCAAAAGATTATTAACTACAAGTTTAAAAATGTAAAGTTATTATCTCAAGCATTAACACATAGTTCATATGCTAATGAACATAAGATGTCTAAGTTTGAAAATAATGAAAGACTAGAATTTTTAGGTGATGCAGTTCTTGAAATCGTAACTAGTGATTTTTTATTTAGGAATTATACAGACATGCTTGAAGGAGAGTTGACTAAATTTCGGGCAAGTATTGTATGCGAACCAACATTAGCAAACTTTTCTAACGAAATAAAATTAGGGGAATTCATTAGACTTGGTAAGGGTGAAGAAAATTCAGGTGGTAGATTCAGGGCTTCAGTACTATCAGATGCTGTAGAAGCTTTGATTGGATCTATATATCTAGATGGTGGTTTAGAGGCTTCAAGACAATTTATTTTGAATACATTATTAAAGGATGTAGAAAAAAGAAAATTATTTATTGATAGTAAAACACACTTACAAGAGATAATACAAAAGACAAGTGAAGAACCAATAGAATACATAATTGTCAAGGAAAAAGGACCTGATCACAACAAATTATTTATGGTAGAGGTTAGACATGAAGGGAAAGTAATAGGTTATGGAAGAGGTAGAAGTAAAAAATCTGCTGAACAAGATGGAGCGTATGATGCAATTAAGAATATCTAG
- the acpP gene encoding acyl carrier protein produces MEFEKLVSIISEFTNVDESQITKDTKFVDDLNVDSLDLVQIIMALEEEFDIEIDNDQAENIVTVNDAIEAINSRINND; encoded by the coding sequence ATGGAATTTGAAAAATTAGTTTCAATTATATCTGAATTTACAAATGTGGATGAGTCACAAATCACAAAAGATACTAAATTTGTAGATGATTTGAACGTTGATTCTTTAGACTTAGTTCAAATAATCATGGCTCTTGAAGAAGAATTTGATATTGAGATTGATAATGATCAGGCAGAAAATATTGTAACAGTCAATGATGCAATTGAAGCAATAAACTCAAGGATTAATAACGACTAA